In Daphnia pulex isolate KAP4 chromosome 7, ASM2113471v1, one genomic interval encodes:
- the LOC124197512 gene encoding gamma-glutamyl hydrolase-like, protein MQNPTRHSILPTLQQSESAAQSVEMSGMCSHFGLAALVLYLLTVDVLANPRSIPVQRTTRLHPNSIRYNVNNNRPIIGILSQEPSKSMASVSPESVSYIAASYVKWLEGQGARVVPIRINQPDSYYKVIFNSINGLLIPGGGSSLITSGYGRAGSILYDLSIEANNNGDFFPVWGTCLGFELLLYLSAAKRNYLTSCESYNRASTLKFLPDASTSHLYQRAPDGVLKTLSKEKSTSNFHHWCMTRENLTMSNLDKFYRPLATSTDDNGLEFVATIEAVNYPIWGVQFHPEKNVYEWGANLTSVPHSPGAVKAGLYFADFFVSQARKSQHRFSSRREEESYLIYNYLPVYTGNVSSSFLQSYFFD, encoded by the exons ATGCAAAACCCCACGAGACATTCAATCCTACCga CGCTCCAGCAGTCTGAGTCTGCTGCCCAAAGTGTCGAGATGTCAGGAATGTGTTCTCATTTCGGGTTGGCGGCTCTAGTGCTATATTTATTGACAGTCGATGTTCTCGCCAACCCCAGGAGTATTCCGGTTCAACGAACTACTCGTCTCCATCCCAACAGCATCCGGTACAACGTCAACAACAATCGCCCAATTATCG GAATCTTATCACAAGAGCCTTCAAAGTCCATGGCCTCCGTTTCGCCGGAAAGTGTGAGTTACATTGCTGCGTCATATGTCAAATGGTTGGAAGGTCAGGGTGCTCGAGTTGTCCCCataag AATCAATCAACCGGATTCCTATTACAAGGTCATCTTTAACTCCATCAACGG atTGCTCATTCCTGGTGGTGGGTCTAGTCTGATAACATCCGGTTACGGCAGAGCTGGTTCCATATTATACGATCTGTCCATCGAGGCTAACAACAACGGAGATTTCTTCCCGGTATGGGGCACCTGTTTGGGCTTTGAATTGCTTCTCTATCTATCGGCAGCCAAAAGGAATTACCTAACTTCCTGTGAATCTTACAATCGAGCTTCGACCCTAAAATTTCTTCCAG ATGCCTCTACTAGTCACCTGTACCAAAGAGCGCCGGATGGCGTACTGAAAACGCTGAGCAAGGAGAAATCGACGTCGAATTTTCATCACTGGTGCATGACGAGAGAGAACCTGACGATGTCGAACCTGGACAAATTTTACAGACCTCTGGCCACCTCGACGGATGACAACGGTCTGGAGTTTGTGGCCACCATCGAAGCCGTCAACTATCCCATTTGGGGCGTGCAATTCCATCCGGAGAAGAACGTCTACGAATGGGGCGCCAATTTGACTTCGGTGCCGCACTCGCCAGGTGCAGTCAAGGCCGGCCTGTATTTCGCCGATTTCTTCGTCAGTCAAG CTCGTAAGAGTCAACATCGGTTTTCTTCGAGACGTGAAGAGGAGAGTTACTTGATTTACAACTACTTACCAGTCTACACAGGCAACGTCTCCAGTAGCTTCCTCCAGTCGTACTTTTTCGATTAA
- the LOC124198407 gene encoding chymotrypsin BI-like, which translates to MVYILVQNFVTKKVFHCGGTLISDRHILTTSDCFFRGFFENQLFAVDILNITLGAHDLNANSSDSFRQIAQRNSIASYVILNNSLSAYLSIVTLGNAVELNDYVQPACLPFGDDPDHVDDPVVLTGWGDYDDAAISRILRKTTTTVISSTGSNEQCQQEAGIGPFSGEKIICGDGSQHRRFCSGDVGGPMNYYNKECGRWFVIAIASKSDISADCESKNSKPNVFIRVRSQLNMIPDAGVVPPIACRSSAAKMTKFERKLQIPEASDLITTIRQSNGKTISMMTLTNPGIPTF; encoded by the exons ATGGTGTACATCCTCGTTCAGAATTTCGTGACCAAAAAAGTGTTTCATTGCGGCGGAACCCTAATCAGTGATAGACATATCCTGACGACATCCGACTGCTTTTTTCGAGGCTTTTTTGAAAACCAATTGTTTGCTGTTGATATTTTGAACATTACCCTGGGCGCTCATGACTTGAACGCGAACAGCAGCGACAGCTTCCGCCAAATCGCCCAACGGAATTCAATCGCTTCCTATGTCATATTGAATAATTCGCTCAGCGCTTATCTCAGCATCGTAACCCTTGGCAATGCTGTTGAGCTAAACg ATTACGTCCAGCCAGCGTGTCTACCGTTCGGAGACGATCCAGATCATGTTGACGATCCCGTGGTCCTTACCGGATGGGGTGACTATGATGATGCTGCAATAAGTCGCATTTTGCGTAAAACCACTACGACGGTCATATCTTCAACTGGAAGCAATGAGCAATGCCAACAAGAAGCCGGCATAGGCCCGTTCTCCGgtgaaaaaatcatttgcgGCGACGGATCACAACACCGTCGCTTTTGCAGT GGCGATGTCGGGGGACCGATGAACTACTACAATAAGGAGTGCGGAAGGTGGTTTGTGATTGCAATAGCCAGTAAGAGCGACATATCTGCCGACTGTGAGAGCAAGAACAGCAAGCCCAACGTTTTCATTCGAGTCAGGAGTCAATTAAATATGATTCCTGATGCGGGCGTAGTTCCTCCAATTGCATGTCGATCATCGGCTGCCAAAATGACGAAATTTGAACGGAAATTACAGATACCCGAAGCCAGCGATTTAATAACGACTATTAGGCAGTCTAATGGGAAGACCATATCAATGATGACGTTGACAAACCCCGGCATACCcacattttaa
- the LOC124197511 gene encoding transmembrane protease serine 9-like: MMASTTTQSPMIITVTRQSDGKTVEETTSPTMTTNIPTTTSIPIATTPAPFECGRSKFTSKSRIMGGTEAAPNEFPWMVHFLIYNYTSGKYFTCGGTLVSDLHILMSSYCFFDANMFTVNIVSITLGAHDLSANSSDRFRQIAHWSSMSSYIRLNSSLMDNYCSIMTLKDPVTINDYVQPACLPFDDDPDHVNEPVVLTGWGDYNASGSNSVLRKTTTTVISSSGSDGTCQQQAGLGPFSGDNIICSDGSQRYCSGDTGGPMNYYNKECDRWFVIGITGWIEDASVNCQNSNKPNLITRVRSQLFSILLFTRIVSPSQCKLTKTPTTATPTMTPEITAAPTSVSTTTSASTPNLRLCDSSLTAASGIIQPLAGFLTEPITCWITINAPSDQVVQISCTDIQLKITSSLLKFADESNVLTYHPIVNRVYTSKGSRMFITAILNGTDRFSCQWTTVAESAITTGPSPKTTIPTTEPSISKPPFECGRTKFTSSWRIAGGTEATPSEFPWMVHFILQNKTSGNQFTCGGTLITDRHVLSAGHCFYNADYTFGVRILNVTLGAHDMSTNSSDRFRQTIKWSAIKALSSTDSPIGNGICIITLSQPAILNEFVRPACLPLRDDPDHVNDNVILTGWDANSRSVLRKTITTVISSSGPNSTCQQQAGVGPFSGDKVICSEGYRLYCNDDAGEPMNFYNQECDRWFIIGVAGKGDASASCQNSKRTDVFTRVRSHLDWIRRNTGVDSSPIECQSTGAKSKQTTPMINPTAAVTEIPTTTARSLTSFE, from the exons ATGATGGCCAGCACAACGACGCAATCGCCGATGATAATTACTGTGACTAGACAGTCTGATGGAAAAACGGTGGAGGAGACAACTTCTCCCACAATGACGACAAATATCCCTACAACGACGTCCATCCCCATTGCCACAACGCCTG CACCTTTTGAATGCGGCCGCTCTAAATTCACGTCGAAGTCGAGGATCATGGGAGGGACCGAGGCGGCACCTAACGAGTTCCCGTGGATGGTgcattttctcatttacaaTTACACAAGCGGGAAATACTTCACGTGTGGAGGCACACTTGTCAGCGACTTACATATCCTGATGTCTTCCTACTGCTTTTTTGACGCGAATATGTTTACCGTTAATATTGTGAGCATCACTTTGGGCGCTCATGACCTCAGCGCCAACAGCAGCGATCGTTTCCGCCAAATCGCTCACTGGAGTTCAATGTCTTCATACATTCGATTAAATAGCTCATTAATGGACAACTATTGTAGTATTATGACCCTTAAAGATCCAGTTACTATAAATG ATTACGTTCAACCGGCATGTCTGCCGTTCGACGACGATCCTGATCACGTGAACGAGCCCGTGGTCCTTACCGGATGGGGAGACTACAATGCTTCCGGTTCGAATTCCGTTTTGCGCAAAACGACTACGACTGTCATATCATCGTCTGGCAGCGATGGAACGTGCCAACAACAGGCAGGATTGGGTCCTTTCTCCGGTGACAATATTATCTGCAGCGATGGATCTCAACGCTATTGCTCT GGTGACACTGGAGGGCCGATGAACTATTACAACAAGGAATGTGACAGGTGGTTTGTTATCGGAATAACAGGATGGATTGAAGACGCTTCCGTCAACTGTCAGAACAGCAACAAGCCCAACCTAATTACTCGTGTCAGGAGTCAGCTTTTTtcgattcttcttttcacGCGCATAGTTAGTCCCTCGCAATGCAAATTAACGAAGACGCCCACGACGGCGACACCCACGATGACACCTGAAATTACGGCAGCACCAACATCagtgtcaacaacaacatcagcgtCAACACCAAACCTTAGAC TCTGTGACTCCAGTTTAACAGCAGCCAGTGGGATCATTCAACCCCTTGCTGGATTCTTAACAGAACCTATTACGTGTTGGATCACCATCAACGCACCTTCCGACCAGGTCGTACAAATATCTTGCACGGACATTCAACTCAAAATTACTTCCAGTCTATTGAAA TTCGCCGACGAATCGAACGTTCTTACGTACCATCCGATCGTGAACAGAGTTTACACTTCAAAGGGCAGCAGAATGTTCATCACCGCTATTCTCAATGGAACAGACCGGTTTAGTTGTCAGTGGACGACAGTGGCCGAGTCTGCCATAACTACAGGCCCATCTCCCAAGACGACGATCCCCACAACGGAGCCATCCATCTCTAAAC CGCCTTTTGAATGTGGGAGAACCAAATTCACTTCGTCCTGGAGGATCGCTGGAGGAACTGAGGCGACGCCCAGCGAGTTCCCGTGGATGGTTCACTTcatccttcagaataaaacTAGCGGCAACCAATTTACTTGTGGGGGCACTCTCATTACCGACCGCCATGTCCTGTCGGCCGGCCACTGTTTCTATAATGCGGATTACACTTTCGGAGTCCGCATCTTGAACGTTACCCTGGGCGCTCACGACATGAGTACCAACAGCAGCGACCGATTTCGTCAAACGATCAAGTGGAGTGCCATCAAGGCCTTGAGCAGTACCGATAGTCCAATAGGCAACGGGATTTGCATTATAACTCTCAGCCAACCTGCCATTCTAAACG AATTCGTTCGACCGGCGTGTCTACCATTAAGAGACGATCCGGATCACGTGAATGACAACGTCATCCTCACCGGATGGGACGCAAATTCACGTTCCGTTTTGCGCAAAACGATTACAACCGTCATATCTTCTTCCGGCCCCAATTCAACGTGCCAACAGCAGGCAGGAGTGGGTCCGTTCTCTGGCGATAAGGTCATTTGTAGTGAAGGATATCGTCTCTATTGCAac GACGACGCTGGGGAGCCGATGAATTTTTATAATCAAGAATGCGACAGGTGGTTCATCATCGGAGTAGCCGGTAAAGGAGACGCTTCTGCGAGCTGCCAGAACAGCAAGAGAACCGACGTGTTCACCCGCGTGAGGAGCCACCTCGACTGGATCCGTCGTAACACGGGCGTGGATTCTAGTCCAATCGAATGCCAATCGACTGGAGCAAAGAGTAAACAGACAACACCGATGATTAACCCTACAGCTGCGGTAACGGAAATCCCCACTACAACTGCCCGCAGTCTAA CGTCTTTTGAATGA
- the LOC124198408 gene encoding chymotrypsin-like elastase family member 2A gives MKLFFYFGLITVGFAVVTMEAQGTVMPSLAIESLSAVTHEMDETVKSGELPIFKVCGETETKASSGVIQPLTNSTKEKDCDFNIVSSSDQLIQFSCSVLNFVNSTENLQIFGVSGYEHGLNPAADKVYTSRGNAIRFHSQRCASPCWFDCKWTSVPKTQQNVMAFKSPYECGRSKFMSQSTIMEETEATPNEFPWMVHFLLVNYTSGKYFTCGGTLVSDIHILTSSYCFFDVTSSFATIVNITLGAHNLSANSSDRFRQIAQWSSIASNFQFNSSSVLDSYFAIVTLMEPVTINDYVQPACLPLDDDPDHVNEPVVLTGWGDYNASGSYSVLRKTTTTVISSSGTNGTCQQQAGLGPFSGFNFICTNGSQRYCSGENGGPMYYYDRECGRWFVIGIAGIGGRIVDSLINCQNSNKPNVFNRVTSQLFYISLFMRRAISSQCKLTTTTPEFTAAPTAASITPNLKRDMITCTTI, from the exons atgaaattgtttttctattttgggCTAATAACTGTTGGTTTCGCTGTCGTCACGATG GAGGCCCAAGGAACGGTTATGCCATCACTAGCAATCGAGTCACTATCCGCAGTTACACACGAGATGGACGAAACAGTGAAATCAGGAGAATTGCCAATTTTTAAAG TCTGTGGTGAAACAGAAACAAAGGCCTCCAGTGGAGTCATTCAGCCGTTAACtaattcaacaaaagaaaaagactgtGATTTTAACATCGTCTCATCATCGGATCAGCTGATTCAGTTTTCATGTTCGGTCCTCAACTTCGTTAATAGCACCGAGAACTTACAA atttttggtGTCTCCGGTTATGAACACGGTCTCAATCCTGCAGCAGACAAAGTTTATACTTCCCGGGGCAATGCGATTCGGTTTCATTCTCAACGCTGCGCTTCACCCTGTTGGTTCGATTGCAAGTGGACTTCAGTACCGAAAACACAACAGAACGTGATGGCATTCAAAT CTCCTTATGAATGCGGCCGATCAAAATTCATGTCGCAATCGACGATCATGGAGGAGACCGAGGCGACACCTAACGAGTTCCCGTGGATGGTGCATTTTCTCCTTGTTAATTACACAAGCGGGAAATACTTCACGTGCGGAGGAACACTTGTCAGCGACATACATATCCTGACCTCGTCCTACTGCTTTTTTGACGTGACATCAAGTTTTGCTACTATTGTGAACATCACTTTAGGCGCTCATAATCTCAGCGCCAACAGCAGTGATCGCTTCCGCCAAATCGCTCAGTGGAGTTCAATCGCTTCCAACTTTCAATTTAATAGCTCATCAGTATTGGACAGCTATTTTGCTATTGTGACCCTAATGGAACCGGTTACCATAAACG ATTATGTTCAACCGGCATGTTTGCCACTCGACGACGATCCTGATCACGTGAACGAGCCCGTGGTCCTTACCGGATGGGGAGACTACAATGCTTCCGGTTCGTATTCCGTTTTGCGCAAAACGACTACGACTGTCATATCCTCGTCCGGCACCAATGGAACGTGCCAACAACAAGCAGGATTGGGTCCTTTCTCGGGTTTCAACTTTATCTGCACCAACGGATCTCAACGCTATTGTTCT GGTGAAAATGGAGGACCGATGTACTATTACGACAGGGAATGTGGTAGGTGGTTCGTTATAGGAATAGCAGGAATAGGCGGAAGGATTGTCGACTCCTTAATCAACTGTCAGAACAGCAACAAGCCCAACGTATTTAATCGTGTCACGAGTCAGCTTTTctatatttctcttttcatgaGAAGAGCTATTTCTTCACAATGCAAAttaacgacgacgacgcctgAGTTTACGGCAGCACCGACAGCAGCGTCAATAACACCAAACCTCAAACGTGATATGATTACTTGCActacaatttaa
- the LOC124197501 gene encoding calcyphosin-like protein — protein sequence MSRPLTANSRNEAEMMSKAKRQQTMAQDPLEKLRCQLLARGATGIIGFGKVFRRMDDDGNRSLCYEEFRKGIEESGVKTEDGSRALFDAFDKDGSGSVCINEFLKAIRPPMSEGRKRVIAEAFKKLDRTGDAIVTLEDLNGVYNVKHNPRYLSGEETEEQILKKFLANFESNGSIDGMVTYDEFLDYYAGVSSSIDHDAYFDLMMRQAWKI from the exons ATGAGCCGGCCTCTGACGGCCAACTCTCGCAACGAAGCCGAAATGATGTCGAAAGCCAAACGCCAACAAACCATGGCGCAGGATCCACTTG AGAAGCTTCGTTGTCAACTGCTGGCTCGCGGAGCCACCGGCATTATCGGATTTGGCAA GGTATTCCGTCGCATGGATGACGACGGAAATCGCTCGCTGTGCTACGAAGAATTCCGCAAAGGAATTGAAGAAAGCGGCGTCAAG aCCGAAGATGGAAGTCGCGCACTCTTCGATGCTTTTGACAAGGACGGTTCCGGATCCGTTTGCATCAACGAATTTCTGAAAGCTATACGG CCGCCCATGTCGGAAGGTCGCAAGCGAGTCATTGCGGaagcttttaaaaaactcgACCGAACTGGAGACGCAATCGTTACTCTCGAAGATTTGAATGGCGTCTACAATGTCAAACACAATCCAAGATATTTGAG cGGAGAAGAGACTGAAGAGCAAATTCTCAAAAAGTTCCTCGCTAATTTTGAATCAAATGGTTCAATCGATGGAATG GTGACGTACGACGAATTTCTAGACTATTACGCCGGAGTCAGCTCGTCGATTGATCACGACGCCTACTTTGATCTGATGATGAGACAGGCGTGGAAAATCTAA